The proteins below come from a single Cricetulus griseus strain 17A/GY chromosome 6, alternate assembly CriGri-PICRH-1.0, whole genome shotgun sequence genomic window:
- the Myl9 gene encoding myosin regulatory light polypeptide 9, with translation MSSKRAKAKTTKKRPQRATSNVFAMFDQSQIQEFKEAFNMIDQNRDGFIDKEDLHDMLASLGKNPTDEYLEGMMSEAPGPINFTMFLTMFGEKLNGTDPEDVIRNAFACFDEEASGFIHEDHLRELLTTMGDRFTDEEVDEMYREAPIDKKGNFNYVEFTRILKHGAKDKDD, from the exons ATGTCCAGCAAACGAGCCAAGGCCAAGACCACCAAGAAGCGGCCCCAGAGGGCTACATCTAATGTCTTCGCCATGTTTGACCAGTCCCAGATCCAGGAGTTTAAGGAGGCCTTCAACATGATTGACCAGAACCGTGATGGCTTCATTGACAAGGAGGATCTCCACGACATGTTGGCCTCTCTGG GGAAGAACCCCACGGATGAGTACCTGGAGGGCATGATGAGCGAGGCACCGGGGCCCATCAACTTCACCATGTTCCTCACTATGTTTGGGGAAAAGCTGAATGGCACAGACCCTGAGGACGTAATCCGCAATGCCTTTGCCTGCTTTGACGAGGAGGCCTCAG GGTTCATTCATGAGGACCACCTGCGGGAGCTGCTCACCACCATGGGTGACCGATTCACAGACGAGGAGGTGGATGAGATGTACCGGGAGGCGCCCATTGACAAGAAGGGCAACTTCAACTACGTGGAGTTCACCCGCATCCTCAAACACGGCGCCAAGGACAAAGACGACTAG